In the Candidatus Omnitrophota bacterium genome, one interval contains:
- a CDS encoding ferredoxin translates to MAKVKVDENACVGCGLCVNMCEAVFELDGNGMAKVKTDECGSCDLHDIASQCPVNAIVIES, encoded by the coding sequence ATGGCAAAGGTTAAAGTTGATGAGAATGCTTGTGTTGGATGTGGGCTATGCGTTAATATGTGTGAGGCTGTGTTTGAATTAGATGGTAACGGTATGGCCAAGGTAAAAACAGATGAATGTGGAAGTTGTGATTTGCATGATATTGCTTCGCAATGTCCGGTTAACGCAATCGTAATAGAAAGCTAA